TCACCGTCCCCCGCGCCTGCTCCGGGGTCGACCTCGATCTCGTCCCCGGGCGGATCCTCGGACTCGGCGGGCTGCAGGGGCAGGGGCAACGCGAGGTGCTGCGGGCGCTGTTCGGCCTGGTCAGGCACACCGGGGACATCGGCTTCGAGGGGCGGCCGGTACGGCTCGCATCGCCCCGGGACGCGATCCGGCACCGTATCGCCTATGTGCCCGAGGACCGCAAGACCGAGGGCGTGCACACCGTACGCAGCGTGCGCGCCAACCTCGCGCTCCCCAACATGCGCTCCCTCGCCCCCGCGAGCCGTCTCACCACCGTCTCGCGCGGTGCCGAGACCGCGCTCGTCGACGACCTGATCGAGCGGCTGCGGATCAAGACGGCCTCCCCGGCGCAGGAGGCCCGGCGGCTCTCCGGCGGCAACCAGCAGAAGGTCGCGCTCGCCAAATGGCTGCCGACCGCCCCCCGGGTGCTGCTGCTCGCCGAACCGACCCGGGGCATCGACATCGGCACCAAGCGCGAGATCTACCACCTGCTGCGCCGCCTGGCCGACGAAGGCCTCGCGGTGCTCGTCACCTCCGGAGACACCATGGAACTGGTCGGCCTGTGCGACGAGGTCGCCGTCCTGTACGAGGGGACGGTCGTCGACCGTCTCACCGGACCCGAACTGACTGAGGAGAACCTGGTCAGGGCCTCGGTCATGGGGACCCCGGCCATGGACGCCCCCGGCTCCGGGAGCGTGGTCCATGCGTGAACGCCTCGCCGTCGCCGCGCGCGGCAACACCGATCTGCTCGCCCTCGCGGCGCTGCTGCTGGTGGTGCTGGTCGCGTACCAGCACTACGACCCCAGTCTGCTCACCCCCGCCTCGATCACCATCCTGTCCGCCCAGTTCCTGCCGCTGATCCTGGCGGCGGCCGGGCAGACGACGGTGATGCTGCTCGGCGGCATCGACCTCTCGCTCGGGGCGGTGCTCGCGCTCGCGATGGCCGTCTTCGCGACGTACGACGCCCAGGGCGCGGGCGGTGTGCTCGCCGCGGCCGGGCTCGCCCTGTGCGTGGCGGTCGCGGCCGGCGCGGTCAACGGCGCGCTCGTCGCGTACGCCGGCCTCCCGCCGATCGTGGTGACCCTCGCCGCCTCGTTCCTGTGGGGCGGGGTCACCCTGGTGGTGCTGCCGCAGCCCGGGGGAGCGGTGCCCGCCGGGCTGGTGGACGCGTACAACAACGGCTGGTACGGCATCGCCCTGCCCGCCGTCACCGTCGCGGTCGTCCTCGGCCTGTGGAAGCTGCTGCGCACCACCCGGCACGGGCTCGCCCTCTACGCCGTCGGCGGCAACGAACACGGCGCCTACGCGAGCGGGTTGCACACCCGGGGCGTGAAGATCGCCGGATACGCGCTGGCGGGCGCCTTCACCGGGCTCGCCGGGATCGGGCTCGCCGTGCAGACCGGCTCGGCGGACCCGACCATCGGGGCGCCGTACACGCTCAACTCGATCGCCGCGTGCGTGCTCGGCGGCATCAGCTTCTTCGGCGGGATCGGCCGGATGCGCGGCACCGTCCTCGGCGCGCTCGTCATCGGACTGCTGACCAACCTGCTGCTGTTCACCGGGATCTCGCCCTTCTACCAGCTCATCGTGCAGGGCGTGATCCTCGTGGTGGCGCTCGCGCTGAAGACGTACCTCACGAGGGAGGCGGCCGTATGAGCAGCCTGGCGCTACCCACCTCCAGAGCGACCTGGGCGTTCGGTGTCCTGGCCGTCACCTGGATCGCCGCGATCCTCTTCGCGGACGGCTTCGACAGCGTCTCCAACTTCCGCTACCTGGTGCAGACCGCGTCGTTCCTCGGCATCGTCGCGGTCGGCCAGACCCTCGTCGTCATGATGAGCGGCATCGACCTGTCCGTCTCCGGAGTGGTCGCCCTGTCGGCCGTGGTGTGCGCCAAGGTCGCCTCCGGCACGGGCGGCACCACGGCCGTCCTGGTCGCACTGCTGCTGAGCGCGCTCGTGGGCGCCGTGAACGCGGCCGGAGTGGTGTGGCTGCGGGTGCCGCCGATGGTGATGACCCTGGCCACCGGCACGATCCTGGCCGGCGCCCTGCTCGTCTACACCGACGGGTCGCCCAGCTCCGCGCAGGTCCCGCTGCTCGACACCCTCGCCAACGGCCGCCTGCTGGGCGTCCCCTGGGCCTTCGTGCTGTGGCTCGTCGTCACGGCCGTCGCCTTCTGGCTGCTGCACCTCTCCCGCACCGGCCGGTACGCGTTCGCGCTGGGCGCCGGTGAGGACGCGGCCCGCGCCTCCGGCGTACCGCTCGTCTCCACGGCCTTCGTCGCGTACGTCTCCTGCGCCCTGCTCGCCGGGATCGCGGGCCTGGTGCTGCTCGGCTTCACCGGCACCAGCTCGCTGACCATGGGAAACCCGTACCAGCTGTTGTCCATCGCCTCCGTCGTCCTCGGCGGCACCTCCATCCTCGGCGGCCGGGGCCACCTCCTCGGCACGGTCGGCGGCGCGCTCCTGCTCACGCTTCTCACCGCGCTGCTGACCTCCTGGAACCTCTCGGAGGGCGTACGGCAGGTCGTGCTCGGCGTGCTGATCATCGGACTGCTGCTGGTCTATGCGAGGGAGCGCCGGGCATGACGGCCGCGACGAACCAGGTGGAGGAGCTGCTGCGGGACCTCGTCCGCA
The sequence above is drawn from the Streptomyces griseiscabiei genome and encodes:
- a CDS encoding ABC transporter permease produces the protein MSSLALPTSRATWAFGVLAVTWIAAILFADGFDSVSNFRYLVQTASFLGIVAVGQTLVVMMSGIDLSVSGVVALSAVVCAKVASGTGGTTAVLVALLLSALVGAVNAAGVVWLRVPPMVMTLATGTILAGALLVYTDGSPSSAQVPLLDTLANGRLLGVPWAFVLWLVVTAVAFWLLHLSRTGRYAFALGAGEDAARASGVPLVSTAFVAYVSCALLAGIAGLVLLGFTGTSSLTMGNPYQLLSIASVVLGGTSILGGRGHLLGTVGGALLLTLLTALLTSWNLSEGVRQVVLGVLIIGLLLVYARERRA
- a CDS encoding ABC transporter permease is translated as MRERLAVAARGNTDLLALAALLLVVLVAYQHYDPSLLTPASITILSAQFLPLILAAAGQTTVMLLGGIDLSLGAVLALAMAVFATYDAQGAGGVLAAAGLALCVAVAAGAVNGALVAYAGLPPIVVTLAASFLWGGVTLVVLPQPGGAVPAGLVDAYNNGWYGIALPAVTVAVVLGLWKLLRTTRHGLALYAVGGNEHGAYASGLHTRGVKIAGYALAGAFTGLAGIGLAVQTGSADPTIGAPYTLNSIAACVLGGISFFGGIGRMRGTVLGALVIGLLTNLLLFTGISPFYQLIVQGVILVVALALKTYLTREAAV